The DNA segment ATTACTACTAGAGCAACATTGCGTTTGTTTGATTATCCATATGGAACAAGAACAGTCCTTAGTAATCCTGAAATATACCTGCGTCAAATAGATGGCACAAGAGTACAACCAACTTCAATAAAACTAACAGATCAGGACGGAAAAGACGTTGATTTTACTATTAAACAAGAAACTGCTAACAATGGAGACAAAGTTTACGTATTAAAAACGACTGATGTTTTAGTAGGCGAGTTTATCGGATATCCGTATAAAACGCAATATTTAAACATTAGTTATGATACTTCGTTTGATGTTACTTTAAATAAAAGCATTCATACGGATATTCAAGAAATGTTAGCGTGGGGCGGGCCAGATGTGACGTCCACATTAGCTTCCAATAAATTCTCGGATGTTGGACTGGATGTTAATAAAAACGGCAAGGATATAGAGAACTTACTTTCTACTAACGCTAGTGCTTTAAGTGTTCCAAAACAAGACACAGTAACGGTAGAAACATTCTTGAATATCGCTGGTGAAGGGGAGAAATCACCTTATGTTGAAGGTGATGATAGTACCGTTTCTTACTTCACGCCAGGCACAGATGCTGATTATACGGTGAAGATTACTAATACTTCTAACGATAGTGCTAGAACTTTTGAGCTCTATATTCCGATTCCAAAAACAGGACAAAATTTTGGATCGAAATTCCAACCAGAAGCATTTAAATGGGATATGAAATTAAATGATGCTGTTCAAATGACAGATTTACAACAGGCACAATTTGATGTTAGTTATACAACAGAAGCGAATGCGGACAATTATGATTCCACTAGTATTTACCAAGATTCTCTTTCAAATTATGAAGATGTCAATATGGTTAGAATTAAAGTTAAAACCCAAATTGCTTCTGGAGAAACACAATCATTTAAGATTCCATTAAGAGTAGATGAAACTTTTGACTCTGCGACAACTGGTAATAAAATTAGTGAACGCGATGTTTATAATCCCTATTATCGTGTTATAACTAATACTTACTCTGGATCTCTATCTGGTACACGAGTAGGTGCAGAACTAGTTATTGTAGAACTAGCTGGTGTATTATTTGATGATAAAAATGTGAATGGTTTATATGAAGAATCAGAAGGTGATAAACCATTAGCTAATGAAACAGTGGCACTATACAAATGGAATAATTCAACTTCAACCTATGAGCCTGCTAAAAATAATGGAGAAAATGTCACTACAAAAACAGACGCTAAAGGAAAATACAAATTTGATTATACTTTAGGCGTTGATTATGGAAATTATGCTGTTAAATTCCCTGACAAAGATGGGTATCAATTTACATTACAAAATGTAGGTGCAGAAAGCGCAATAGATAGTAATCCACCAAATACTGGAACAGACAAAGGTTGGGTTAAGAATATTGATCCAGCACAGCCTTCTGCTCAAAACATCAATGCAGGTTACTTTGCTTACTCCCCAGAACAAGATTTAAAAGTGAACTTAGACAGCAAACTTGTTCAAACAGGAAATAGCTTAGAAGTAACTTTACCAAAAGTAGCATCTACTAGTGGAGAAGCGGCAGAAAACACAATTGAACCAGAATTCTTCCAAAATATTCAAGCAGCAACAGATGGCTACAAATGGTCAACTGCAAATACTGGCATTGCTACTGTACAAACACTAAGTGATGGTTCTGGCGCAATTGTCGGTGGCTCAACAAATGGTAAAACATTAGCAGCAACAGATCTAAACGTTGAAATTCAAGATATATTTGGCACTAAAAAAACTTCTACTGCACCAGTTTATGTGAAAACAGCAGATGGTAAAGTAGTACAGGAAAACCAGTTCACTCTAGGTGCGACAGATTTCTCACTAGAATTTAAAGATGCTCAAAAACTGACGGAAGCAGAAGCACTTGATTTAGCTAAAACAGCTGCTTTTGAAGAAGTTAAAAATGGCGTGAATTCAAGTGCGCAAGCTGTTACAGTGCAAGTGGATTCAACCCAATTAAGTGCTATTCAAAATAGTTCCAAAACTGGCGGAACCTATCCGTTAACTTATAAAGTAACTAAAGATGGCAAAGAGGCAGAAGTTACGATTCAAGTAACAGTAGCAGAAGATTTGACTACCGTTAATGCCCATGACTCCACTATTTATGTAGGAGATAGTTGGACAGCAGAAGATAACTTTGATAGTGCTTTAGACAAAGAAGGTAATTCTGTAGACTTTAAAGATGTGCAAGTTACAGGTACCGTAGATACTAACACAGTAGGAACCTATCCAATAACTTACACATATAATGGAGTTTCCACAACTGTTAATGTCATGGTAAAAGCAATTATGACAGCTGTGAACGCCCATGATTCCACTATCTACACAACTGATAGCTGGACACCAGCAGATAACTTTGATAGTGCAATGGATAAAGATGGTAATCCAGTAGAATTAGCAGACGTTACTGTTACAGGAACTGTTGATACAAAACAACCTGGAACTTATCCTGTCACTTACTATTATCAAGGGGCTTCCACTACTATTACAGTTACTGTGAAAGAAAATAAAGAAGGTATCAATGCGCACGATTCTTCTATTTATGCAGGTGATAATTGGACTGCAGAAGATAATTTTGATAATGCAGTAGACAAAGATGGTAATCCTGTTCAATTTGAAGATGTAAAAGTAACTGAAAATCCAACTGTGGATACAAATAAACCAGGAGCATACAAAGTCACTTATAGTTATGATGGAGCTTCTAAAACAATTACCCTTACTGTAAAAGAAGTTAAAACAGCAGTAAATGCGCATGATTCCGTTGTTTATTTAGATGAAGCATGGACTGCAGAAGATAATTTTGACAGTGCTCGTGATAAAGATGGTAATCCAGTTGCGTTTGCGGATGTTCAAGTAACCGGAACAGTGGACACAAGCAAAGCAGGAACATATCCAATCACTTATACGTACGATAATGTTTCTACTACTGTTCAAGTTAAAGTTGAAAATCCGAAAACAGCAGTAATTGCACACGATTCTATCATTTATACAGGTGATGAATGGACTGCAGAAGACAACTTTGATAAAGCTGTAGATAAAGCTGGAAATCCAGTATCATTTAAAGATATTACGGTAAAAGAGTCTCCAGAAGTTGATCCAAATACACCAGGCGAATACACTGTGACATATAGTTATGAAGGTGTGTCCACAACCATTCAAGTAACTGTCAAAACAAGAGAAACTTCAGTGAATGCACATGACAGCACAATTTACGCGGGTGAAGAATGGAATGCTAAAGATAACTTCGATGGCGCAACAGATAAAAAAGGAGATAAAGTTTCATTTGCGGATGTTACTGTAAGTGGAACGGTTGACAGCAAAACACCAGGCACTTATGAAGTAAGTTATCTTTATGACGGCGTAAAAGCTGTAGCTCATATCACAGTTCTCAAAAATAATGCTGAAATTATTGTACAAGACAGCACTATTACAACTGGTGAAAAATGGGAAGCTAAAGATAATTTTGTTCGTGCAACATCAAGGGATGGCCAATCTATTCCATTCTCAAAAGTAAAAGTAAGTGGCACTGTTAATACTGAAAAAGCAGGCACATACAAAGTGAAATATACAATTGATCCGAACGAAGGGACCTCTGATGCTGGTAAAGAACAATTATCAGTAACAGCAACTATTAAAGTAGTTGATCAAAAAGTAACGCCTAATAACCCTTCAAATGGTGGTAACAATAACGATAAAGATGGTAACATTAAGATTTCTAGCAACAAACAACATACAGCAACATACAACGATGCAAAACCTATCCCAAAAACTGGAGATCAAAGTAATCCATGGGTAATCTGGTTAGGTATTGGCTTAATAGGATTAGGTGTGTTACTGTGGTTAACTACAAAAAGAAAAAAGAAACATGATTAATTAAGCAAAATAAATGAAGAATGGATAGGATATGTTGCACTTGTGACATATCCTATCTTCTTTGTAAACAGAAAATCACACAAGAAAAAATCATATAGAACTTAAATGTAATGGTTATAAGTTGATAATAATGTTAAATTAGTACTTTTATAGGAAATTTTCATTATATTTTCATAATCAAGTTCTATACTTAAGTTAAATTCTTAATCAACCTATTGATATAACAAAATTGGATGAAGGGAAGTAAGGAAATGACTTTTTTAGAGCTCCATCAATTTATCAAACAAGATTTATTGATTTATTCATGGATTTTAAACAACTTCTGTCTCACTCAACATAAATTAGAAGTGGGTATGGAGCTAGTTATGAATAACGAACAAGTAATTATTATGGAAAAAGGATTATTGGCACAAGAAAGTATTGAAAGCAAAACCATTATTCACCGTATTTTCGAAGACCAAAGAATCATTTTTAATACAGAAGGAAATCTATCGTTAACTGCACTAGAAGATACGACTTATAGAATAGTTGATAAAAAAGATTTGCTTGATGAATTAGATAGTCAAAAATTATTGCCACATTTTCTATTGCAAATAGCAGAAGATTTTGAGCAAGATTTAGAACAAGAAAGAAAATTGATGTCAGCAAATTCAGAAGAACGAATAGAATTAATTTTAACAAAAATTATTGATCGACATCAGTTAGATTCAGTGACCAACCCAACATTTCCAAAATGGTTAAAAATATATGTGCTCGCAAGATTAGCAAAATGTTCTGTATCAACAACTTCTATTGTAGTAAATGAATTAGCGCAAAAAGGAGTTATTAATGTCAAAACAACTCCATGGCAATTGGTTGAGAATTCGCAAATTTCGTGTGCCTAGTGAATTTAGAAACTATGCTAATAAAAAACATTTTCACATATGAAGTTATAAATAGTGTAAAAAAACTACTTAAAAATAAATTTAAGTAGTTTTTTTTACGTTGTTGTCGTTTAAAAATAAATTTATTGGATATTTTTAAATACACTAGTTATATTAGATGGGCTATCTGTATCAACCGACGATACACTAGCTATTTTGGAATTAATATTGTTTTTTTAAACGTTGATATGAAAGGGTTTTAAGGACAATACATATAAATTGGCACAGAACTTGCATTATAATAAGCGGGTAGCAAAATAAATGAATTATATTAGGAGGGAAAAAGATGGTAGGAATTATCCTCGCAACTCACGGTGAATTTGCTGAAGGTATTTTGCAGTCCGGAACAATGATTTTCGGCGAGCAAGAAAACGTTAAAGCAATCACTTTGATGCCAAGCGAAGGTCCAGAAGACATCAAAGCCAAGATGGAAGCTGCAATAGCGTCCTTTGACAGCCAAGATGAAGTTTTATTCTTAGTGGATCTTTGGGGAGGCACACCATTCAATCAAGCAAACGGTCTTTATGAACTACATAAAGATAAGTGGGCAATCGTAGCAGGACTTAACTTGCCAATGCTGATTGAAGCTTTCTCATCACGTTTTACAATGGAAAGCGCGCACGAAATCGCAGCAAATATTCTTGCGCCAGCTCAAGAAGGTGTCCGCGTTAAACCGGAAGAACTACAACCGCAAGTAACAGCTACTGAACAACCACAAGCAGAAATCGCTGCAGTTGGTGATGGCAAAATTGAATTCGTTCTAACTCGTGTTGATTCTCGTCTATTACATGGTCAAGTAGCCACTGCATGGACAAAAGCAACACACCCAACAAGAATTATCGTCGTTTCAGATGCAGTTGCAAAAGACGATCTTCGTAAAAAATTAATCGAACAAGCTGCACCACCAGGAGTAAAAGCTAATGTTATCCCAGTCCAAAAAATGATTGAGATTTCAAAAGATCCACGTTTCGGCAATACAAAAGCACTTTTATTATTTGAAAATCCTCAAGATGTTTTACGCGCAATTGAAGGTGGCGTAGAAATCGAAAAAGTAAACGTTGGTTCCATGGCTCACTCAGTTGGTAAAGTTGTTGTTAGTAAAGTACTTTCCATGGGGAAAGATGATGTTGCAACCTTTGAAAAATTAAAAGAAAAAGGCGTTAAATTCGATGTGCGTAAAGTCCCTAATGATTCAAGCGCAAACATGGATGACATCATCAAAAAAGCAAAAAATGAATTAAAGACACAATAAAAAATTAAAATAGGAGGTTTATTATGTCTGTCATATCAATAATTTTAGTAGTACTTATTGCATTTTTAGCAGGTATTGAAGGAATTTTAGATGAATTTCAGTTCCATCAGCCATTAATCGCATGTACATTAATTGGTCTTGTAACAGGTAACTTAACAGCATGTATCATCCTTGGCGGAACACTACAAATGATCGCACTTGGATGGGCAAACATCGGAGCAGCCGTAGCACCAGATGCCGCGCTTGCCTCAGTAGCTTCAGCAATTATATTAGTTTTAGGTGGACAAGGGGTAGCAGGTATTCCGTCCGCAATCGCAATTGCAATTCCACTTGCAGTAGCAGGTCTTTTCTTAACAATGATCGTTCGTACATTGGCAGTTCCAATTGTTCACTTGATGGACAGAGCCGCTGAAAAAGGGAATATACGCAGCGTAGAGTGGTTACATATTTCAGCAATTTGTATGCAAGGTATTCGTATCGCAATTCCAGCAGCAGCACTTTTATTCATTCCAGCAGACAGCGTTCAATCTTTCTTAGAAGCAATGCCAGCTTGGTTAACAGATGGTATGGCTATCGGTGGAGGAATGGTAGTTGCCGTTGGTTATGCACTTGTTATTAACATGATGGCTACTAAAGAAGTATGGCCGTTCTTCGTAATCGGTTTCGTAGTAGCTGCAATTTCTCAATTAACACTTATCGCAATTGGTGCTCTAGGTGTTGCACTTGCTCTTATTTACCTTAACCTTTCTAAAATGGGTGGAGGTAACTCAAACGGCGGTGGAGGCGGAAACTCACGCGATCCACTTGGCGATATATTAAACGACTATTAATAAAAAAAGGAGGAGAATAGAATGGCAGAAAAAATCGAATTAACAAAA comes from the Listeria welshimeri serovar 6b str. SLCC5334 genome and includes:
- a CDS encoding bacterial Ig-like domain-containing protein is translated as MIKTTVIKRSLLLFLTTIIVLSQLNLASFTALAAETDNEMISYEVQKDLSSDKKKANLKIKTEPKDDQIEILTIETPDGKIVKGQEAEYTAEKNGSIDFLITYKEVNSDKETQTFTASYEVSGISTETEATQAEKESPTQETTNPEDKTAKSTLKNLKAENPTVTLSIPDYDKTAWANGAIKDVTVTTIFNDNTVNGKKMNFTLPDGMRFVTVPVPSNYQAPKTVDAGILSTLSSGDPLGSAITSVTVPNKETTYNNGTHGTVSYNLNPGTERATFTFSVRVDGAKYYGPTDIKDPIKVETFMGEGTTPVATAEQSVHAEGKKVVGYAEQDSIQTMFRNYYTQKVLPEVLPSTDEVASYNYTKFYSVINGLNQEDARGAKIFVPKNVTTTLYYPEGMEYVGIVNQSGNQITSNDKRTITHYPEENKVVIDFKQMYYNGVPDTVYAIKYKIPKGTPEGTYSASKVPHAVMTTYDDKVFESDALTNIATDLTTLAAIDTCNVVESTENKMTLTTNGRNINPDNETWAGSILVGNQATAGVKTNQVYNIKFDDNWQAYTVNLPFDGTITGNKVTDIQYKTNLDANYRTYSGTLPKTNGNKMAQLQASAVGLAKGEYFTEVKANVGDFSVGFINVEESGYFRSSSTASYGIVKPGIKSVKFNASIWDAADEENTKVSGVSTYTVANIITSAANGTANFYNENGVQTKTARAGDKITTRATLRLFDYPYGTRTVLSNPEIYLRQIDGTRVQPTSIKLTDQDGKDVDFTIKQETANNGDKVYVLKTTDVLVGEFIGYPYKTQYLNISYDTSFDVTLNKSIHTDIQEMLAWGGPDVTSTLASNKFSDVGLDVNKNGKDIENLLSTNASALSVPKQDTVTVETFLNIAGEGEKSPYVEGDDSTVSYFTPGTDADYTVKITNTSNDSARTFELYIPIPKTGQNFGSKFQPEAFKWDMKLNDAVQMTDLQQAQFDVSYTTEANADNYDSTSIYQDSLSNYEDVNMVRIKVKTQIASGETQSFKIPLRVDETFDSATTGNKISERDVYNPYYRVITNTYSGSLSGTRVGAELVIVELAGVLFDDKNVNGLYEESEGDKPLANETVALYKWNNSTSTYEPAKNNGENVTTKTDAKGKYKFDYTLGVDYGNYAVKFPDKDGYQFTLQNVGAESAIDSNPPNTGTDKGWVKNIDPAQPSAQNINAGYFAYSPEQDLKVNLDSKLVQTGNSLEVTLPKVASTSGEAAENTIEPEFFQNIQAATDGYKWSTANTGIATVQTLSDGSGAIVGGSTNGKTLAATDLNVEIQDIFGTKKTSTAPVYVKTADGKVVQENQFTLGATDFSLEFKDAQKLTEAEALDLAKTAAFEEVKNGVNSSAQAVTVQVDSTQLSAIQNSSKTGGTYPLTYKVTKDGKEAEVTIQVTVAEDLTTVNAHDSTIYVGDSWTAEDNFDSALDKEGNSVDFKDVQVTGTVDTNTVGTYPITYTYNGVSTTVNVMVKAIMTAVNAHDSTIYTTDSWTPADNFDSAMDKDGNPVELADVTVTGTVDTKQPGTYPVTYYYQGASTTITVTVKENKEGINAHDSSIYAGDNWTAEDNFDNAVDKDGNPVQFEDVKVTENPTVDTNKPGAYKVTYSYDGASKTITLTVKEVKTAVNAHDSVVYLDEAWTAEDNFDSARDKDGNPVAFADVQVTGTVDTSKAGTYPITYTYDNVSTTVQVKVENPKTAVIAHDSIIYTGDEWTAEDNFDKAVDKAGNPVSFKDITVKESPEVDPNTPGEYTVTYSYEGVSTTIQVTVKTRETSVNAHDSTIYAGEEWNAKDNFDGATDKKGDKVSFADVTVSGTVDSKTPGTYEVSYLYDGVKAVAHITVLKNNAEIIVQDSTITTGEKWEAKDNFVRATSRDGQSIPFSKVKVSGTVNTEKAGTYKVKYTIDPNEGTSDAGKEQLSVTATIKVVDQKVTPNNPSNGGNNNDKDGNIKISSNKQHTATYNDAKPIPKTGDQSNPWVIWLGIGLIGLGVLLWLTTKRKKKHD
- a CDS encoding mannose/fructose/sorbose PTS transporter subunit IIA, whose translation is MVGIILATHGEFAEGILQSGTMIFGEQENVKAITLMPSEGPEDIKAKMEAAIASFDSQDEVLFLVDLWGGTPFNQANGLYELHKDKWAIVAGLNLPMLIEAFSSRFTMESAHEIAANILAPAQEGVRVKPEELQPQVTATEQPQAEIAAVGDGKIEFVLTRVDSRLLHGQVATAWTKATHPTRIIVVSDAVAKDDLRKKLIEQAAPPGVKANVIPVQKMIEISKDPRFGNTKALLLFENPQDVLRAIEGGVEIEKVNVGSMAHSVGKVVVSKVLSMGKDDVATFEKLKEKGVKFDVRKVPNDSSANMDDIIKKAKNELKTQ
- a CDS encoding PTS mannose/fructose/sorbose transporter subunit IIC; translated protein: MSVISIILVVLIAFLAGIEGILDEFQFHQPLIACTLIGLVTGNLTACIILGGTLQMIALGWANIGAAVAPDAALASVASAIILVLGGQGVAGIPSAIAIAIPLAVAGLFLTMIVRTLAVPIVHLMDRAAEKGNIRSVEWLHISAICMQGIRIAIPAAALLFIPADSVQSFLEAMPAWLTDGMAIGGGMVVAVGYALVINMMATKEVWPFFVIGFVVAAISQLTLIAIGALGVALALIYLNLSKMGGGNSNGGGGGNSRDPLGDILNDY
- a CDS encoding Crp/Fnr family transcriptional regulator, producing the protein MTFLELHQFIKQDLLIYSWILNNFCLTQHKLEVGMELVMNNEQVIIMEKGLLAQESIESKTIIHRIFEDQRIIFNTEGNLSLTALEDTTYRIVDKKDLLDELDSQKLLPHFLLQIAEDFEQDLEQERKLMSANSEERIELILTKIIDRHQLDSVTNPTFPKWLKIYVLARLAKCSVSTTSIVVNELAQKGVINVKTTPWQLVENSQISCA